TTTAAACTAAAGTTAAACTATTATACTTTGtctatttattttaccacataaaatataaagtcaaatattttatattatttatttgccaaaaaatttatcattttattttgaaaaaaaaaaatgaaaaataaaaaagtaccaaaaaaaaaaaaaattgatttttgcttaacaattaatgatttttagACTTGACTGCACGTCAAGAAAGAATGATAAAACAGGACAATGCTCAGAGATTATCAACAGATTCAACACTATTTCAAAGTTATTTACAAACATCTGATAGGCCATTTTTGAAGAAGAGCATTTCTGTTAACCAAAAACGAATGGAAGATGATGTTGTTAAGGTTATTCATATGCTTGAGGaagtaagtttttaaaaattttaaaacatagaGGAACTTAAATTAGTATggcataaaatttttataaaaactatatttaaaaaaaaattaaaggaaaaaattttatttgatacattttaaatttatcaaaatgtttatatattagttatcaatattaaataCTTGTTTGAATTAAACTTGTTATCTAAATTATGTCTGATTTTTTCAAACAATGCTTTACGTCAAACAACTCTTCTACCGTTGAAAGTTAATCAAATTATTGTTGAATagaatatttcttattattaacaaaatattattatttaacaatagtaaatatatttattttgtcttAAATCAAATTATTCTAAAGATTATTATCGATACATATtgtagtattattttttttttgcattagctaaataattttttcttttttttttatctttaataatattatatttaatatagtGGTAATTTAAGAAGTATATTATAAGGAGTAATATTTCATAACCATAAATATGTGGTCTAATATTAACCAATATGCTTGATCGATAATCAGAAgcataacatttaaataacaaaagcTAATAAGGATGACTATCTTGTGACACTCTAATATAGtaagaaatttaataaataaagactTATCATTATAAGAAAAGATGGCCAAGTACCATAAGTATTATCAATCATCTTACTTTCTCACCCTATATAAGgtttttacttatttatttttagatatattttattaataaaatgtattattaatacaataGTGTTCACCTATacatcttaaaaatttttaattagatcatttttaatttatatatatatatatataattttacaacATTTAATTTCCAACTGTTCATtcgtattatatttttatgaaatccaataaaatatatatcccctggaatgaataaaataatttattgttataaaaatatatatatgttaattttttttttgttacacTACAGCagttattttagaaaatatatactattaaCTACATTTAGTCATAGTTTaatttctatatttataaatcacttttttttttttcattatttccGACTAAccgtctttttttttttaaataaaagacgtccttgtattataataaatattacattattttcattaaataatctaataataaaaactttgtattttttcttacgtgattatataaaaactttttttgacAAACTTTATTTgacattatataatatataaatgtatatatttacgtaaatttaatattatatatataatgaaagTTTGAAATTAAAGCCTTTTCATATTTAGTGGTACTTTATTAAATACAATCAAACTATtcaataaagatatttttatttatttgtttatttttatactattattcTCTTACTATAATAATctttaattgttatttagaaataataataatcatcttactatcatttatttacatGCTTTATCACCATTGATCAAAAACTATACAtactattcttttttattttatatatttacttttgGTTGACTTTCAAATAACTtgaatcttttaataaatgaaatctAACAATGAAATgattactaaaaattttcattttaatgaaaataagtTAATACCAACAGTaacaaaagaagaaataaaattagttccatacttattattttctattgataatttaaaacgTAAATTTTTACAGAAAGAGAAAGATCTCGAGTTAGCTGCTAAGATTGGAAAAAGTTTATTGGAACAGAATCAAGAACTCAGGGAACGGTAtgtattagaaaatttttaagaaataattttaaaatttttagaaattcaTTTTTGCATGACTCATTAACCAAAAATGCAGAAACtattaatgaattaaaacatcaagttaaatataaagaaaaattaattagatcaattaaaaaagagGATGACATGGAAGTAATTGAgcatgaaaaaaatattaataattcaattgattctttaaaaaataaaattgacgGGTTGAAGAAGGAGAATAgttatttgaaaaatgaagcaaaagaattaaaaatattaagtaaaACTTTTGAAGAAGAGAAGAAGTCTTTGGCTGAGGAATATACAAGATATTTAGATAAAGCTAATTCACAAGTATCAAGATTACaaagtattattaatgaaaaagataaagAATGTTTTCAGCAGACaaaagaaattgaaaaattaatgaaaaaaattattgaacaAAAAAGTCAGGAGAAAGTTTATATTGAAGAAAATGCACATTTAACAGAACAACTTGGTGAAATGGTTATTAATCATGAATATTTAAAGGAACAAATTTCTGAGTTacaagataaatatattgaagTATTTGAAATGTTAAAAGAAGCTGAGGAGGAGTTAtgtaaatttagaaaaaaaccTTCAATGTTTGGGAGGGCAATGTCATCTGACTCATTATATGATTCTTTAGCTTCTGAAGTTGAAGTTCATGATAGTGGTTTTTATACTACACCAATGGTATCTGCAAGATCAGATTCTAGGaattctaattttttaatttctcatagggatgaagaaaataataaatgtaaatattatcCAATAGAAGGAAGATTAAGTGATGAATTAGCAGCAATTggatgtaatattttttctcaAAATGTATCTACTAATTGCAATACACAATCTAATGAAAATACAGATGATGAACTTATTATGATTTCTCCTACTTATAAAAACGATAATTATTCAAGAAAAGATAatagttattataatattgaacATCCAAATGATCCAACTAGTGATATACCAATAACTccaatagaaaataatataagtaTATTAATGTCTTCAACACCCATCAAAgaaagtataaataataaaaaagaattagaaACAAGAGATATTTCATGTAGTCCTATAAAAgaacttttaattaattacaaTACCATTGAAGATAATGAAATTACCCCTCGCGCTgtgaataataataaaaaatattttattaataacagTGATCCTGATATGATAATGGTTAAACCTAAATGTCAACATATAAATCATACAACTTCATTAGGAGTATCAAAATCTTTGTCATCTTCTAATGATTCATTATCTGAACTTACCCCATTAGGTCTCGGTGTCCCAGGAAGATTAGGTACACGTGATTTagaattttctttaaaaaaaattgctaCACGTAGAGAGGTAGAAAAAGATTATGAAAAACATAGAGCAAGTAATGGATTACCTCCatctaaatataaaatgtttcataataaaattcATGATATTGGAATAAATATCTTGACAAAAGTTGATAATAACAAACAAATATCAAATGGTGTTGTAtcaagaaataatataaattcaaCTACTTCAAAACATTTTCCAAATACTccaataaaaacaaatagtCCAAGAAAAATcacaaattttttacaacaaaTGTTATCTTTAGAAAATGTTCTCTCAGAAATTGAATCTCCACAAAAAATTAGCGGtgtaattgaaaaaaatggCATTGTTTCTGTAACAAacgaaaaattatataaatagaaaaataactCGATATTACtttaagtaataataatttttattacggGTTTTctctaaatataattttaaaaaaaaaatttgtatatagTTGAAGTTTtcattttaactaaaaatttactaGGATTCCGTTGTATTATCGTTTGATAGGAATAAATcttcatatttataattaaaatgataaaagtttgttattttatttaataaataatattctttaaattttttttttctaaataaatatattgtttatattaattaataattttgaataaagagttatatttaaattagtttaaaagatcatataaaatataaaaatatttaattaaagaaaaaaaaatgtcatttcatgttttttatttttttatttatttattagcaattctttcaatattattatccaTTTTTGCTTTGCTTCATAATAATTGGTATAcaataggaaaaaaaaatcatccAGTTGGTTTATTTGGAGGATGTATTGAAGA
This Strongyloides ratti genome assembly S_ratti_ED321, chromosome : 2 DNA region includes the following protein-coding sequences:
- a CDS encoding HAP1, N-terminal domain-containing protein; translation: MGMFISLLNFYMKNKLIPDFFDNETNKKARNFGIDIHNLTSCYTSTENLLDWMLTFKNQKFSKNEVFSMNINVVDKMDKQNNNIMDLKSLPLDKMLISLKHRGSSYIVSTDQFIKAIEYFEDDILEELMYFDLTARQERMIKQDNAQRLSTDSTLFQSYLQTSDRPFLKKSISVNQKRMEDDVVKVIHMLEEKEKDLELAAKIGKSLLEQNQELRERNSFLHDSLTKNAETINELKHQVKYKEKLIRSIKKEDDMEVIEHEKNINNSIDSLKNKIDGLKKENSYLKNEAKELKILSKTFEEEKKSLAEEYTRYLDKANSQVSRLQSIINEKDKECFQQTKEIEKLMKKIIEQKSQEKVYIEENAHLTEQLGEMVINHEYLKEQISELQDKYIEVFEMLKEAEEELCKFRKKPSMFGRAMSSDSLYDSLASEVEVHDSGFYTTPMVSARSDSRNSNFLISHRDEENNKCKYYPIEGRLSDELAAIGCNIFSQNVSTNCNTQSNENTDDELIMISPTYKNDNYSRKDNSYYNIEHPNDPTSDIPITPIENNISILMSSTPIKESINNKKELETRDISCSPIKELLINYNTIEDNEITPRAVNNNKKYFINNSDPDMIMVKPKCQHINHTTSLGVSKSLSSSNDSLSELTPLGLGVPGRLGTRDLEFSLKKIATRREVEKDYEKHRASNGLPPSKYKMFHNKIHDIGINILTKVDNNKQISNGVVSRNNINSTTSKHFPNTPIKTNSPRKITNFLQQMLSLENVLSEIESPQKISGVIEKNGIVSVTNEKLYK